A single region of the Ptychodera flava strain L36383 chromosome 9, AS_Pfla_20210202, whole genome shotgun sequence genome encodes:
- the LOC139141054 gene encoding ORM1-like protein 2 — protein sequence MNVGVAHSELNPNTTWLNSRGIWLTYALTVAALHYIILSVPWFSVAVAWTLTNIVHNTIMYMAFHYVKGSPWETGDQGKARYLTHWEQMDHGEQFTATKKFLTLVPIILFILASFYTKYDSRHFAINAVALLAVLLPKMPYFHRKRIWGINEY from the exons ATGAATGTTGGGGTGGCGCATAGTGAATTGAATCCCAATACAACATGGCTCAACAGCCGGGGGATATGGCTGACCTATGCCTTGACTGTGGCAGCTTTACACTACATCATCCTGAGTGTGCCCTGGTTTAGTGTGGCAGTGGCATGGACTCTGACCAATATCGTCCACAATACG ATTATGTATATGGCATTCCACTATGTGAAGGGCTCACCCTGGGAAACAGGAGATCAAGGCAAGGCACGGTACCTGACCCACTGGGAACAGATGGACCACGGAGAGCAATTTACAGCCACCAAAAAATTTCTTACACTTGTACCAATCATACT GTTTATTCTGGCCAGTTTCTACACAAAATATGACAGCCGACACTTTGCAATCAATGCAGTGGCTTTGCTTGCAGTGTTGTTGCCTAAGATGCCGTACTTTCATCGTAAGAGGATATGGGGCATCAACGAATATTAA